A DNA window from Ostrea edulis chromosome 5, xbOstEdul1.1, whole genome shotgun sequence contains the following coding sequences:
- the LOC130054838 gene encoding uncharacterized protein LOC130054838 gives MVYCVVYNCSTSSNVDKNVSFFGFPKDNTRQKLWIHYCRRRDFVVTKHSKICSKHFSPSQYSRHPSRLAALGYPNARAQLKQDAAPDVPWVTKNKSTRIKNKKKSASCGTYRKRRKLEVLEEVMKGGENADEDGALESDNSIDLSTPVTDSCHSEIYNTEDKAVQVSSPDTKVRTRTRRIQTGKSFIHFHMTDSQVQCDGSLLCHKCQVQCDGSLLCHKCQVQCDGSLLCHKCQVQCDGSLLCQKCPKNLEFEKGVQSEKNKKFEKSLEFEKNEEIQENEDFNSDDDEGHSIINRDEDPDFSSSDYEELSEFEEDPDFSLSDYEELSEFEEEYEEEATCNYRLQTTENPSEEKYYMISESSLHKLLSVCQICCGRCIPSIVYNKGSMISTVSKCENGHTNKWQSQAVP, from the exons ATGGTGTACTGTGTGGTTTATAATTGTTCTACCTCTTCAAATGTAGATAAGAATGTGTCATTTTTTGGTTTTCCAAAGGATAATACTCGTCAAAAACTATGGATTCATTATTGTCGAAGGAGAGATTTTGTTGTGACAAAGCACAGTAAGATATGTAGCAAGCACTTTTCTCCGAGTCAATACTCAAGACATCCCTCCAGATTAGCTGCACTTGGGTACCCAAACGCCCGTGCTCAGCTAAAACAAGATGCTGCGCCTGATGTACCATGGGTAACCAAGAACAAAAGTACAAGAATAAAGAATAAGAAAAAATCAGCGTCGTGCGGAACATACAGAAAAAGACGAAAGTTAGAG GTGTTAGAAGAAGTAATGAAAGGAGGAGAAAATGCTGATGAAGATGGCGCTTTAGAATCTGACAATTCAATTGACCTTTCAACTCCTGTAACAGACTCCTGTCATTCAGAAATTTATAACACTGAAGATAAAGCTGTGCAGGTATCCAGTCCTGACACAAAAGTCAGAACCCGGACACGGAGAATACAAACTGGAAAGTCCTTCATCCACTTCCATATGACTGACTCTCAAGTCCAGTGTGACGGCAGTCTCTTGTGTCACAAATGTCAAGTCCAGTGTGACGGCAGTCTCTTGTGTCACAAATGTCAAGTCCAGTGTGATGGCAGTCTCTTGTGTCACAAATGTCAAGTCCAGTGTGATGGCAGTCTCTTGTGTCAAAAATGCCCCAAAAatcttgaatttgaaaaaggtgtacaatctgagaaaaataaaaaattcgagAAAAGCTTGGAATTTGAGAAAAATGAAGAGATTcaagaaaatgaagattttaACAGCGATGATGATGAAGGTCATTCCATTATTAACAGAGATGAAGATCCGGATTTTAGCTCAAGTGACTATGAGGAATTATCAGAGTTTGAGGAAGATCCGGATTTTAGCCTGAGTGACTATGAGGAATTATCAGAGTTTGAGGAAGAATATGAGGAGGAGGCAACATGTAATTACAGACTACAAACCACAGAAAATCCatctgaagaaaaatattaTATGATTTCTGAAAGTTCTCTTCATAAGCTGCTGTCTGTATGTCAGATATGTTGTGGTCGATGTATTCCTTCTATTGTATACAACAAAGGCAGCATGATATCAACTGTTTCTAAATGTGAGAATGGTCACACCAATAAATGGCAGTCACAAGCTGTGCCATAG